In the genome of Penaeus vannamei isolate JL-2024 chromosome 26, ASM4276789v1, whole genome shotgun sequence, one region contains:
- the LOC138866516 gene encoding putative uncharacterized protein DDB_G0271982, which yields REREREREREREREERERKREREREEREREREREKERERGRAEKRKRERERERERFSRDSSRDQHSKRKHWKSILMANKF from the exons agagagagagagagagagagagagagagagagagagagagaggaaagagagagaaagagagagagagagagagag gagagagagagagagagagagagagagaaagagagagagagaggcagagcagaaaagagaaagagagagagagagagagagagagagaga TTCAGTCGAGATTCCTCAAGAGATCAGCATTCGAAGAGAAAACATTGGAAATCTATTTTAATGGCCAACAAATTCTGA